One Eubacterium sp. AB3007 genomic window, GGACCCTCCGCGCCTCCGGATATACCCGAGGAGAACTGCTGCGGCACTTCATCACGCTGCCGATGTTGATGGTGGCGATCGCATCTGTAATCGGGAACATCATCGGTTATACCTTCATGAAGGATTATATCGTTTTGGCTTACTACCACAGCTATGGACTGCCGCCTTACGAGACCATCTTCAACGGGCCGGCCCTGGTGAGCACCACCATCATTCCGGCAGTGCTCATCCTGGTGGTGGAGCTCGTGGTCATCGGCAGGGCGCTCAGATATACTCCTCTGCAGTTCCTCCGAGGCGAACTGGGGAGCACGGGAGGCCGCGGAGCGATCAGGTTGCCGGAGAGATGGCCTTTTGCCACCAGGTTCCGTGCACGGATCATCCTGCAGAACAAGTCCGCCTATATCACCATGTTCCTGGGAATCTTTCTGGCGTCTGTGCTGCTGTTCTTTGGGACTATGTTCAGTCCTCTGTTAGATCACTTCCAGGGAGAGGTGACAAAGAGCAAGTTCGCCAACTACCAGTATATCCTGAAGGAACCAGCCTTTATCTCCTGGAAGGACGGGGAAAAATACGCGGTGGATACCGTCAAGAACGACAACGATGAGGATATTACTGTCTATGGGATCATCCATGGTTCGGAGTATTTTACTGGAGATCTGGCACCGAAGGAGGTGCTTGTATCCAGCGCATATGCAGAGAAGTATGGTGTCCGCCCTGGGGACAAGTTGACCATGCACGAGAAGTTCGGATCACATAAGTACCGATTCACGGTGGGGGGTGTTTATGACTATCCGGCTACCCTATGTGTGTTCATGTATATCGATGAGTTTAATGATACTTTTGATAACGACAAGGGGTATTTCTGTGGTTATTTCGCGGATAGGCCCATCCGAAAACTGAAAGAAGAACAGATCTCCTCAGTGATCACGGAGAAGGAGATGTCGGTGGTTTCCAAGCAACTGGATGATTCCATGGGAGTGATCTTTCCGCTGTTTGCAGGATTTGCAGTAATCCTGTACATGCTCCTCATCTTCCTGCTGTCCAAGATCGCCATCGATCGCAACGCCTATGCCATCTCCATGGTGAAGATTCTGGGCTACAAAGACAAAGAGATCAGCCGTCTCTACAGCAGGGCAACCGGCATTGTGGTGGTGTTGTCCGTGCTGGTCTGCATGGTGCTTTCCACGGTTGTTGTCAAGAAGATCTACTTCGTGATGATGCGGGGATACAACGGCTGGCTCTCCTATTATGTAGCGCCTCGTGGCTACCTGATCATGCTGGGCGTGGGGCTGGGCTGCTACTTCCTGGTCTCCCGTATTCTCATGAGACGGATCCGCAGGATCCCCATGGGAGAGGCGCTGAAAGGGCTGGAGTGATCCTGCCATTCTGTGCTATAATAAAGGTAATTATCAATGGGAGGGTGGTTGAAAGACATGATGCACAGAAAACCAATAGTAACATGCGCAGAAATGAAGGAACTGGAACAACGCGCGGACGAGGCAGGTCTCAGCTACTATCAGATGATGGAGAATGCCGGTAGTACAGCCTATGACATCATCATGGCGGAGCAGGAGCATTTTCTTCACAAAGCCTGTGTCTTCTGTGGCAAGGGAAACAATGCAGGGGACGGATTCGTCATCGCCCGTAAGATCCTGGAGCACGGAGATCAGGTGCGGATCGTCCTGACATCCGGGGAACCGACGACGCCGGATGCCATCACCAACTACGAGCTGATCCGGGATCGGATCGAGATCATCCGTCTCTATGAGAGTGCGCCGGAGCAGGCAGCGGCTGATCTGGAGAAGGCTTTGTGCGACATGAAGGAAGATGACCTTCTCATCGACGCCATCTTCGGCACCGGGTTTCATGGAACGCCGAGGGGGAACGCCGCTGCAGCCATCGACTACATGATCGCTCACCGGGATGACAGAATGATCTACGCCATCGACATTCCCAGCGGACTCTCTGGCGACGAGGAGGGGGAGGTACGCCCTGAGAAAGCGGTGTACGCAGACTTTACCATCTCCTTCCACGCTCGCAAGCCTGTCCACGCCAACCAGTATCCAATGATCGCTGATCACATGGGACAGGTAGTGGTGGCGGACATCGGTATCGGAACTGCATTAGAGTGTGTCAAAGGGGACGGTTCTTTTTGACACACCTCGAAAAAAGAGGCTGCCCAGAATGAAGTGGCAGCCTCTTTCAATAGGTGCGCCCCGCGGTGTAGAGCGCTTCTCAATGATCGTTCTTTGCCTGCTCTTCCAGATAATTGAAGGGATCAGGATCGGCATCCAGGGGCAGGAGGATCTCTGTGATATACTCCGTGGGGTCATCAGAGGTGTAGATATCGATGACATATCGCTCGTAACAGTCCCCACGCAGCGGCAGCTGGTGGGATTCGGCCCACTTTACTGCGCGACGATAGGTTTCCGGGATACGAAGCAGCTCTCCGATGTGGTAGGCGGAGACCGCCAGGAAGCCAGGAATCTTTCGGATGTTCTTACTTTCAGTCTGTGAAGGGGCTGGATAATATTCCTGGAGCAGGGTGACCGCTGTGGTGCGCATATCGACTCGGCTGAGGAGGTCGCGGTTGTATAGGATATAGGAGCCGCCAACGTCGATCATGGCGTGTCCATTCTGCTTGGCCATGGTATAATGCTTTGTCTCCAGATTGGCCTGTGCGTAAGGATCGTCTACATCCAGATAATCTTCCAGGAACATGTAGTTCCGGGTGGGAATGTGTTTTAGGGTGAAGTTGTCCTGCCCTAGCAGGCGTACACGTTTTCCTTCACAAAGCAATCCATACCAGCCCTTCAGACTTTCCAGACGATTGCGGTAGAAGTCGATCTCAGCCAGAGTCTTTTGGATCTGGTCCCGAAAGACCTCCTCGTAATCATCCAAATCGTTGGTGTTCAGCAGCTTGCCGGCCTGATCCAGCGAAAACCCCTCCTCGAGGAAGTAGCGGATGACCCGAACCCGCCGCAGGGTCTCCATGGTGTAGTACCGGTAGCCGCCTTCGGATAGGTGGTCAGGAGAGATCAATCCCTTGATCTCATAGAACCGGAGGGTACGCCGGGAGACATCACAGATCTCAGCAGCCTGTCCTATGGAATACAGTTGATCATTGTCAATCATGATAGTCTCCTTCTGTTTACTTATTCTTCCGCCGCACCAAAGAGATCCATCCCCACTACGCCGATGGTGATCATGACAAGCCCGATGATATCAGGGATGGTCAGGGGGAGGCGGAACCAGAACACCGAAACGATGGCCAGAAAGACGATGCCCACGCCAGACCAGACCGCATAGGCGATGCCCAGATTGATCTCCTTCAACGAGAAGCCGAAGAACACCGCGCTGAGAGAGTAGATCAGGAAACAGACCACGGAGGGCAGAAGTACCGTAAACCCTTCGGTGTAACTGATCAGGAAGTTTCCGATAAGTTCCAGCAATACAGCGATCAGAAACAGGATCTTTGCTTTTGGTTTTTTCATTTTCTTTGCTCCTTCCCTACTACATAGACCCGAACAGGTGGATGATGACGCAGGCGGCCAGGATCAGAAACATACAGAACACGCCGATCTTGGTCATCTTCTGATGAAATACCACCGAAGAGATCAGGCTGGACAGGATGATGCCCACCCCGCAGAAGATAGCATAGGCGATACTGATGTTGATAGTCAGGATGGAACGGGAAAGGAGTACATAACTGATGGCAAATATAAGTACGCCACCGATACCATATCCGATTTTTTTCATTCCATCACTGGCTGTCAGGAGAGAAGATCCTGCCACACAGGCAATCATAGCCAGACCGAGAAAAGCATACCCCATGGGGAACCTCCATTTTCGTTGAAATTGCAATGGTTTATGGTTGCAGTATGAAGGGTGACACAGGGTACGAGTCAAGAAGAAGTGTTCAAAAAAACAGGTAGTGCAGACACTTTTTTTGACTTTTTATGGGGTACTATGGGACCTCGGGAATCGCTAGAATCGCTTGTTTTCCCAAAAAGCCGTACGTAGGGTTAGAGTTTGGTCATAAAATGACAAAAAAGAGAGGCTGTCACAGCCTCTCGATTTCTTTTACCATATGTTCGTAGGGCAGACCCACCACGTTCTCGTAGTCGCCCTCGATGTGGTCGATGTACTCGCCGAAAGTGCCCTGGATGGCGTAACCACCGGCTTTGTCGTAGGGTTCATCGGTGGATACGTAGGCCAGGATCTCCTCGTGGCTTACATCGTTGCAGTATACTTCTGTAATATCCCGAAAGACTCGCTTGTTCTCGTTGCCCGCCTCTATAAGCGCTACGCCGGTAATGACCTGATGCGTGGTGCCTCGGATAGCATCAATCATGGCGTAGGCCTCCGCCTGGTTCGCAGGCTTTCCAAGGATTTTGTCCTTGTAGACGATGGTGTCTGAGGCGATGATCAGGCTGCCGGAGAGCTCCGGGTGTTCTGTCTCGATATACAAAGCCTTCTTTAGCGCAAGGAACATGGGCACTTCTCGGGGATCCATTCCGGTGGGAATGGTCTCATCGATGTCCGCCGGAAGGATCCGTGGTTCTACACCGTGAGCGCGCAGGATGTCCAGGCGTCGGGGGGATTGAGAGGCCAGGATGACGGCGGGGAAGTCTTTCAGTGTTCTGCTTGTTCTTTCATTCATAGTCAATTCCTCAGTAATGTGTCAAAAAGAACCGTCCCTTTTGACACACTTTTGGCACACTTATTTCTGGCATACTCGCTGCCAGGTCTCGCGGATCCGATCGAAGGTCTCGTCGCTGACATCGTGCTCGATCTCGCAGGCGTCTTTCATGGCTGTATCAGGGTTAACGCCTAAGTAGACCAGTAGATCGGAGAAAATCCTGTGTCGTTCGTAAATCTTGGCGGCGACGGACATGCCGGTCGGTGTCAGGGTGATCATGCCATCGCGCTCCATGGTGATATGTCCGCTTTCCCGCAGGTGCTTGGTGGCGTAGGAAACACTGGGTTTGGTTACGCCCAGGTGCTCGGCGATATCGATAGAGCGGATGTAGCCCTTCTGCTCCTTCAGGATCAGCATGGTCTCCAGATAATCTTCCGCGGATTTCTTGATTGCCATTTCGGTTCCTCCTAAATACATTCTGTACACCATGTGGTGATAGTAGTGTGGTGTAGTCTTCTACAGGGTGCTCTCGTCTCCAAGATCCACAACCTTCAGTTCCTTCCTGCGGAAGAGCAGGTCGTAGAGGATCGGTACAATGAAGAGCGTCATAAACGTTGCGTAGAGCAGTCCGCCGATGACGACCACGGCCATTCCCTGACTCATCTCCGCACCGGGATCTCGGCTGAGAGCGATGGCAGACATGGACAAAACCGTGGTGAAGGCGGTCATCAGGATCGGACGCATTCTGTTCTGTCCGGCCTGAATCAGGGCGGCGCGCTTTTCCATGCCAGCGCGCCGGAGCTGGTTGACGTAGTCGATGAAAACGATGCCGTTGTTGACGATGACACCGGACAACATCAGGAATCCCATCATGGATACCATGGAGAGTTCCATCCCGGCGATCATCAGGGCCAGGAATCCGCCGGTGAAAGCCAGCGGGATGGTGAACATGATGATGAAAGGGGCCAGGAAGCCAGCGAACTGCGCCACCATGATCAGGTAGATCAGGATCACGGCCACCAGCATCATCAGGAGCATGTCACGGACCATCTTGGATACGTCTTCCGTCTCTCCGCCTATGCTTATATTATACCCCTCGGGGACGTCCATTGCATCTATTTTTTTCTGTAGTTTGCGGGAGAGGAGAGTGGTGTTGTAGCCTTCCACTGTCTCTGCTGTCACCGTGATT contains:
- a CDS encoding multidrug efflux SMR transporter → MKKPKAKILFLIAVLLELIGNFLISYTEGFTVLLPSVVCFLIYSLSAVFFGFSLKEINLGIAYAVWSGVGIVFLAIVSVFWFRLPLTIPDIIGLVMITIGVVGMDLFGAAEE
- a CDS encoding nucleoside triphosphate pyrophosphatase, coding for MNERTSRTLKDFPAVILASQSPRRLDILRAHGVEPRILPADIDETIPTGMDPREVPMFLALKKALYIETEHPELSGSLIIASDTIVYKDKILGKPANQAEAYAMIDAIRGTTHQVITGVALIEAGNENKRVFRDITEVYCNDVSHEEILAYVSTDEPYDKAGGYAIQGTFGEYIDHIEGDYENVVGLPYEHMVKEIERL
- a CDS encoding MerR family transcriptional regulator translates to MIDNDQLYSIGQAAEICDVSRRTLRFYEIKGLISPDHLSEGGYRYYTMETLRRVRVIRYFLEEGFSLDQAGKLLNTNDLDDYEEVFRDQIQKTLAEIDFYRNRLESLKGWYGLLCEGKRVRLLGQDNFTLKHIPTRNYMFLEDYLDVDDPYAQANLETKHYTMAKQNGHAMIDVGGSYILYNRDLLSRVDMRTTAVTLLQEYYPAPSQTESKNIRKIPGFLAVSAYHIGELLRIPETYRRAVKWAESHQLPLRGDCYERYVIDIYTSDDPTEYITEILLPLDADPDPFNYLEEQAKNDH
- a CDS encoding ABC transporter permease, with the protein product MRNPLLKRLPRELRKDKAKYTVLALFLIFMIGLVAGYMVADGSMVKAYEDSFQKYKIENGHFILDDPAPAKVLDKVRGEHVVLQEQFYKDKVSKAGLTKGDDVRVYKPRQTMNLLAIMEGRMPAAHDEIVIDRLYAENNHVKVGATMDVGGRAYTVTGTAAFSDYSCLFRTTTDFMFDANDFTVAVVTEEAWKAMGKGGIKYCYAWRNNDQTLSDKAQKDKGEDIADLLDDQRKVEVKQVLARPDNQAITFSGDDMGGDMVMMQTLLYIVLVIIAFVFAISTRSTIEQESKVIGTLRASGYTRGELLRHFITLPMLMVAIASVIGNIIGYTFMKDYIVLAYYHSYGLPPYETIFNGPALVSTTIIPAVLILVVELVVIGRALRYTPLQFLRGELGSTGGRGAIRLPERWPFATRFRARIILQNKSAYITMFLGIFLASVLLFFGTMFSPLLDHFQGEVTKSKFANYQYILKEPAFISWKDGEKYAVDTVKNDNDEDITVYGIIHGSEYFTGDLAPKEVLVSSAYAEKYGVRPGDKLTMHEKFGSHKYRFTVGGVYDYPATLCVFMYIDEFNDTFDNDKGYFCGYFADRPIRKLKEEQISSVITEKEMSVVSKQLDDSMGVIFPLFAGFAVILYMLLIFLLSKIAIDRNAYAISMVKILGYKDKEISRLYSRATGIVVVLSVLVCMVLSTVVVKKIYFVMMRGYNGWLSYYVAPRGYLIMLGVGLGCYFLVSRILMRRIRRIPMGEALKGLE
- a CDS encoding NAD(P)H-hydrate epimerase; its protein translation is MHRKPIVTCAEMKELEQRADEAGLSYYQMMENAGSTAYDIIMAEQEHFLHKACVFCGKGNNAGDGFVIARKILEHGDQVRIVLTSGEPTTPDAITNYELIRDRIEIIRLYESAPEQAAADLEKALCDMKEDDLLIDAIFGTGFHGTPRGNAAAAIDYMIAHRDDRMIYAIDIPSGLSGDEEGEVRPEKAVYADFTISFHARKPVHANQYPMIADHMGQVVVADIGIGTALECVKGDGSF
- a CDS encoding metal-dependent transcriptional regulator, whose product is MAIKKSAEDYLETMLILKEQKGYIRSIDIAEHLGVTKPSVSYATKHLRESGHITMERDGMITLTPTGMSVAAKIYERHRIFSDLLVYLGVNPDTAMKDACEIEHDVSDETFDRIRETWQRVCQK
- a CDS encoding multidrug efflux SMR transporter — translated: MGYAFLGLAMIACVAGSSLLTASDGMKKIGYGIGGVLIFAISYVLLSRSILTINISIAYAIFCGVGIILSSLISSVVFHQKMTKIGVFCMFLILAACVIIHLFGSM